The following proteins are co-located in the Armatimonadota bacterium genome:
- a CDS encoding ABC transporter ATP-binding protein, translating into MHEVGKIEKKSRGGLVRDDSVTTHEFIVRTKGLTKEYTMGDQTVRALRGVNLDIRRGEYLSIMGPSGSGKSTLFNMVGGLDKPTSGTCFIEEVDMAQLDAFELAWLRCRKIGYIFQSFNLIPVMTALENVTLPMIFAGMSTDEMMERGRTLLELVGLGERIHHKPFELSGGQQQRVAVARSLANSPAIILADEPTGNLDLQTGKEIIDLLKELNEESGVTIISATHDLKMIDVSDRIVHIRDGDVERIERREDIELEVGTLGGE; encoded by the coding sequence ATGCACGAAGTGGGCAAGATCGAAAAGAAAAGCCGCGGGGGGCTTGTGCGCGACGACTCGGTGACAACCCACGAGTTCATCGTCCGCACCAAGGGGCTGACCAAGGAATACACCATGGGCGACCAGACCGTGCGCGCCCTGCGAGGTGTGAACCTGGACATCCGGCGCGGCGAGTATCTGTCGATCATGGGCCCCTCGGGGTCCGGCAAATCCACCCTCTTCAACATGGTGGGGGGACTGGACAAGCCCACCTCCGGCACCTGCTTCATCGAGGAAGTCGACATGGCTCAGCTTGACGCCTTCGAGCTGGCGTGGCTCCGGTGCCGCAAGATCGGGTACATCTTCCAGAGCTTCAACCTGATCCCCGTCATGACGGCCTTGGAGAACGTCACTCTGCCAATGATCTTCGCGGGCATGAGCACCGACGAGATGATGGAGCGCGGCCGCACCCTCCTGGAACTCGTGGGCTTGGGTGAGCGCATCCACCACAAACCCTTCGAGCTTTCCGGTGGCCAGCAGCAGCGCGTGGCGGTCGCACGCTCCCTTGCAAACAGCCCGGCTATTATTCTCGCCGACGAGCCCACCGGTAACCTCGACCTGCAGACCGGTAAGGAAATCATCGACCTCCTCAAAGAGCTGAATGAGGAAAGCGGAGTCACCATCATCTCCGCCACCCACGACCTGAAGATGATCGACGTCTCCGACCGCATTGTGCATATTCGCGACGGAGATGTGGAGCGCATCGAGCGCCGCGAGGACATTGAACTTGAAGTCGGGACCCTCGGCGGCGAGTAG